Proteins from a genomic interval of Salvelinus alpinus chromosome 7, SLU_Salpinus.1, whole genome shotgun sequence:
- the LOC139581647 gene encoding eukaryotic translation initiation factor 4E-binding protein 3-like, with product MTTNAQQAKSCPIPTRVLTLKDWSQLPDCYSQTPGGTLFSTTPGGTRIIYDRKFLLDCRNSPIARTPPCCLPQIPGVTVPALHPLGKLQELKEELEEEKDLADDSQFEMDI from the exons ATGACAACCAACGCTCAGCAGGCGAAGAGTTGCCCAATCCCTACCCGGGTTCTTACCCTGAAAGACTGGTCTCAGCTCCCAGACTGCTACAGTCAGACTCCCGGGGGTACTCTCTTCTCCACAACGCCCGGGG GAACACGCATAATCTATGACAGGAAGTTCCTCCTGGACTGTCGGAACTCTCCCATCGCCCGTACCCCCCCCTGCTGCCTGCCGCAGATCCCTGGGGTGACGGTGCCCGCTCTGCACCCTCTGGGCAAACTACAGGAACtaaaagaggagctggaggaggagaaggacctGGCAG atGACAGCCAGTTTGAGATGGACATCTGA